The following is a genomic window from Salinibacterium sp. UTAS2018.
CTGGCGCTTGCCAACCTCGATACGGTACGCGGCCATGGGCTTCGTGGAACGCGGGCGGCGCTCGGGGCGATCGCCACGCTCTCCGCCACGGTCGCCACTACGCTCGGGGCGATCGGTGCGTGCCTTGCGCTCATCACGCTCTGCGAAACGCTGGGCGCGTTCTTCTTCAGCCGAAAGCAACAGGGGAGTATCACCCTGAGCCACGACGGCAAGCGCCGCAGCAACATCCGCTTCAGGAATATCGTGGTGTTCAACGTAGTGAGCGATGATCTCGCGGAACGCGGTGATGCGTGGCTGCTGGTTGAGCGCTTCGGTGATGGCGTCGTCGAAGCGCGTGAGACGCGTGGAGTTGACGTCTTCAACCGAAGGAAGCTGCATTTGCGTGAGCGGCTGGCGCGTGGCCTTCTCGATGGCGGTCAGCAGGCGACGCTCGCGAGGAGTGACAAAGCTGATAGCCGAACCGCTGCGACCGGCGCGACCCGTGCGACCGATGCGGTGCACGTACGACTCGGTGTCAACGGGGATGTCGAAGTTCACGACGTGGCTGATGCGGTCGACGTCGAGTCCACGAGCGGCAACGTCAGTTGCTACCAGGATGTCGAGCTTGCCCGACTTGAGCTGGTTGACGGTGCGCTCACGCTGAGCCTGAGCAACGTCACCGCTGATCGCGGCCGCGGAGTAACCACGGGCGCGCAACTTCTCTGCGAGGTTCTCGGTTTCGCTCTTCGTGCGAACGAAAATGATCATGCCTTCGAAGTTTTCGACCTCGAGGATGCGGGTGAGAGCATCCACCTTTTGCGGGTAGGACACGATCAGGTAGCGCTGCGAGGTGTTGGCCGACGTAGTGGTCTTGGCCTTGACAGTGATCTCTTCAGCGTTGTTGAGGTACTTCTTGGAGATGCGGCGGATCTGGGCCGGCATCGTCGCGGAGAAGAGTGCAACCTGCTTGTCATCCGGGGTGTCGGCGAGGATCGTCTCAACGTCTTCGGCGAAACCCATCTTGAGCATCTCGTCGGCCTCATCGAGAACGAGGTACTTGAGCTCAGAGAGGTCGAGGGTGCCCTTGGCGAGGTGGTCCATGATGCGGCCGGGAGTACCGACAACAACGTGAACGCCGCGGCGCAGCGCCGACAGCTGAACGCCATAGGCCTGTCCGCCATAGACGGGGAGCACGTGCACGCCACGCATGTGGGTGGCGTACTTCTCGAATGCCTCACACACCTGCAACGCGAGTTCGCGGGTGGGGGAGAGCACGAGCGCTTGAGGCTTGCTCTGGGATACATCGAGGCGCGAGAGAATCGGCAGCGCGAAAGCTGCGGTCTTTCCCGTGCCGGTCTGGGCCAGGCCGACTACGTCGCGCCCTTCCAGAAGAGTAGGGATAGTGGCTGCTTGGATAGCCGACGGCGTCTCGTAGCCAATGTCGCGGACCGCTTTCAATACCGCATCGCTGAGAGCGAGGTCGGAGAAAGTGATCGCGGTCTCGGTGGTTTCAGACGGTGCGGTTGAATCAGAATCGGTCATTGTGTCAACAGTACCTGCTTAACCCCTAGTAACATGCGGTTTTAAGGGCGCTTACCCAGTATTCTGCCCGGAATCGTGCCCGAGTACTATCGAAACTGCGGCTAAGCCTCGCGCCGACGGATCAGCATCGGCTCTGTAACGGTCTGGCGAGTGTGCCGTCGCGGCAAAATTCCGATGATTTGATTGTGACCATGGCTTTACTGAAGGACTTCAAGACCGCACGCAAGGTGGTGCGCACGATGCTGCGCTCGCGCCGCAATCGGCGAAGCGTTGCCGGGCTGCTGGATGAGCATCCACTGCCCGTTCCTGGCTCAGTGAGTAT
Proteins encoded in this region:
- a CDS encoding DEAD/DEAH box helicase, whose protein sequence is MTDSDSTAPSETTETAITFSDLALSDAVLKAVRDIGYETPSAIQAATIPTLLEGRDVVGLAQTGTGKTAAFALPILSRLDVSQSKPQALVLSPTRELALQVCEAFEKYATHMRGVHVLPVYGGQAYGVQLSALRRGVHVVVGTPGRIMDHLAKGTLDLSELKYLVLDEADEMLKMGFAEDVETILADTPDDKQVALFSATMPAQIRRISKKYLNNAEEITVKAKTTTSANTSQRYLIVSYPQKVDALTRILEVENFEGMIIFVRTKSETENLAEKLRARGYSAAAISGDVAQAQRERTVNQLKSGKLDILVATDVAARGLDVDRISHVVNFDIPVDTESYVHRIGRTGRAGRSGSAISFVTPRERRLLTAIEKATRQPLTQMQLPSVEDVNSTRLTRFDDAITEALNQQPRITAFREIIAHYVEHHDIPEADVAAALAVVAQGDTPLLLSAEEERAQRFAERDERKARTDRPERSGDRGGERGDRPERRPRSTKPMAAYRIEVGKRQRVEPRQIVGALANEGGLSRDDFGHIQIRPDFSLVELPADMSKDVLERLRDTRISGKLIEIAPDRKANGGGARSAGDKYPSRDRSFEGGARANREREASRGYNNRDSDSSGGGRESGGSYDDRPKRKPRY